A single region of the Gammaproteobacteria bacterium genome encodes:
- a CDS encoding GNAT family N-acetyltransferase, which yields MEPLDTTVRTTPRYILRPFERRDALPLVEAVRASLPELQQWLPWAHAGYGHSDAQAYIRESIRSWKEGQAFDLAIRNPDEPRHHLGNISIWFLSKSFRTGEIGYWVRSDETTKGIATEVTARALEIAFDELHLHRAILRIALGNRGSERVAEKLGFVREGVLREEIKVRGQWLDHSVWGLLEHEYQKGKQRTVPRS from the coding sequence GTGGAACCACTCGACACCACCGTTCGCACCACCCCCCGCTACATTCTCCGGCCATTTGAACGGCGCGACGCCTTGCCGCTGGTGGAGGCCGTCAGGGCCTCGCTCCCGGAACTCCAGCAATGGCTCCCCTGGGCGCACGCAGGCTACGGACACTCAGATGCTCAGGCGTACATACGCGAGAGCATCCGCTCTTGGAAAGAAGGACAAGCGTTCGATCTCGCGATCCGAAACCCCGATGAGCCCCGTCACCATCTCGGCAACATTTCCATCTGGTTCCTCTCCAAGTCGTTCCGCACCGGCGAGATCGGCTACTGGGTCCGCAGTGATGAAACGACCAAAGGGATCGCCACCGAGGTGACCGCCCGGGCCCTCGAGATCGCCTTTGACGAGTTGCACCTCCATCGCGCGATCCTGCGTATCGCGCTCGGGAACCGAGGCAGCGAGCGGGTGGCGGAGAAGCTGGGTTTCGTGCGAGAGGGCGTCCTCAGGGAAGAGATCAAAGTCCGCGGCCAGTGGCTCGACCATTCGGTGTGGGGACTGCTCGAACACGAATACCAGAAGGGCAAGCAGCGCACCGTCCCCCGCTCATAG